The following proteins are co-located in the Manihot esculenta cultivar AM560-2 chromosome 9, M.esculenta_v8, whole genome shotgun sequence genome:
- the LOC110622203 gene encoding organelle RRM domain-containing protein 2, mitochondrial, whose translation MAFASSIRRLLSASASPSPTLRSQIFSSRLYSTLTSPKLFVSGLSRLTTDEKLKEAFSPFGQIVEAKVAVDRVSRRSKGFGFVTYTTIEEAEKAREGMNAKFLDGWVIFVDPAKPREQRPPPAPEPSETGFKINKTVGWCG comes from the exons ATGGCATTCGCTTCATCAATTCGACGCCTTCTCTCAGCTTCAGCTTCTCCTTCTCCTACTCTTCGATCACAGATCTTTTCTTCTCGTCTCTATTCCACTCTCACTTCTCCAAAGCTTTTTGTTAGTG GCCTATCTAGACTAACAACAGATGAGAAGCTTAAAGAGGCGTTTTCTCCCTTTGGACAGATTGTTGAAG CAAAAGTAGCAGTGGACAGGGTCTCTAGAAGATCAAAGGGATTCGGTTTTGTCACATATACAACAATAGAAGAAGCAGAGAAGGCCAGGGAGGGGATGAATGCCAAATTTTTGGATGGATGGGTAATTTTTGTTGACCCCGCCAAACCAAGGGAGCAGAGACCTCCACCAGCACCAGAACCTTCTGAAACTGGTTTCAAAATCAACAAGACCGTTGGATGGTGTGGGTGA